One part of the Luteibacter yeojuensis genome encodes these proteins:
- the pilG gene encoding twitching motility response regulator PilG — MVIDDSKTIRRTAETLLKKEGCDVLTAVDGFEALAKISDQKPNIIFVDIMMPRLDGYQTCALIKNNAQFRGTPVIMLSSKDGLFDKARGRIVGAEQYLTKPFTRDELLGAIHRYAKAS; from the coding sequence ATGGTCATCGACGATTCCAAAACCATCCGACGCACGGCGGAGACCCTGCTGAAGAAGGAAGGCTGCGACGTACTGACCGCCGTGGACGGGTTCGAGGCCCTCGCCAAGATCTCCGACCAGAAGCCGAACATCATCTTCGTCGACATCATGATGCCGCGCCTCGACGGGTATCAGACCTGCGCGCTGATCAAGAACAACGCGCAGTTCCGGGGCACGCCGGTCATCATGCTCTCGTCGAAGGACGGCCTGTTCGACAAGGCGCGCGGCCGCATCGTCGGTGCCGAGCAATACCTCACCAAGCCTTTCACCCGCGACGAGCTGCTCGGCGCGATCCACCGGTACGCGAAGGCGAGCTGA
- the gshB gene encoding glutathione synthase has protein sequence MTLSVAVLMDPIRSIKIAKDTTFALLLEASRRGHALLYMEQGDLAMRNGEAWARLRPLTVTEDPSGWFTLGDPQWRPLAEVDIVLARKDPPVDAQFIYDTMVLERAQRAGCKVVNDPRSLRDCNEKLFSLDFPQCIVPTLVSRDAGELKAFVAEHGEVVLKPLDGMGGRGIFRVRAGDTNLNSMLETMLAGGRNFTVVQKYIPEITAGDKRILLIDGEPVPYALARIPQGDEFRGNLAAGGRGEGIPLSDRDRWIAAQVAPELIRRGLRFVGLDVIGDYLTEINVTSPTGLRELDARFGINIAGLLFDAIEAR, from the coding sequence ATGACACTCTCCGTCGCCGTCCTGATGGACCCGATCCGATCCATCAAGATCGCCAAGGACACCACCTTCGCCCTCCTCCTCGAGGCCTCCCGCCGCGGCCACGCCCTCCTGTACATGGAACAGGGCGATCTGGCGATGCGAAACGGCGAGGCCTGGGCCCGTCTCCGCCCCTTGACGGTGACGGAGGATCCGTCCGGCTGGTTCACCCTCGGCGATCCCCAGTGGCGCCCTCTGGCGGAGGTGGACATCGTGCTGGCCCGCAAGGACCCGCCGGTGGATGCGCAGTTCATCTACGACACCATGGTGCTCGAGCGCGCCCAGCGGGCCGGCTGCAAGGTGGTGAACGACCCCCGTTCGCTACGCGACTGCAACGAGAAGCTGTTCTCGCTCGATTTTCCGCAGTGCATCGTGCCCACCCTGGTCTCGCGCGACGCCGGCGAGCTGAAGGCGTTCGTGGCCGAGCACGGCGAGGTGGTGCTGAAGCCGCTGGACGGCATGGGCGGGCGCGGCATCTTCCGGGTGAGGGCCGGCGACACGAACCTGAATTCCATGCTGGAGACGATGCTCGCCGGCGGCCGGAACTTCACCGTCGTGCAGAAGTACATCCCCGAGATCACCGCCGGCGACAAGCGCATCCTGCTGATCGACGGCGAGCCGGTGCCGTATGCCCTCGCCCGCATCCCCCAGGGCGACGAGTTCCGCGGCAACCTGGCCGCCGGCGGCCGCGGCGAGGGCATCCCGCTCTCCGACCGCGACCGATGGATCGCCGCCCAGGTCGCCCCGGAGCTGATCCGCCGCGGGCTGCGCTTCGTGGGGCTGGACGTCATCGGCGACTACCTGACCGAGATCAACGTCACATCTCCGACGGGCCTGCGCGAACTGGACGCCCGGTTCGGCATTAACATCGCCGGGCTGCTGTTCGACGCGATCGAGGCCCGATGA
- a CDS encoding energy transducer TonB: MTTRTTGADLFGATLLFSLLLHGIVILGITFEAEKPRPSVPTLDVTLVDVANQEQPDKADFLAQANNAGGGDKDKAARPSEPVSGLLPTPQHSLAAEPKDAQAPAPREATPSQLLTSSGETAFTVDTTREQTERKERPLPESDQEVQRRMEMARLAAEVREQSQAYAKRPKKKFISSNTREYVYAAYMKGWVGRVERVGNLNYPDEARRQELYGELVLTVGLNRDGSIKSMDVIKSSGHKVLDDAAQRIVRLAAPFPALPADKNRVDELYITRTWQFLPGNVLRNY; the protein is encoded by the coding sequence ATGACGACCCGCACCACCGGCGCCGACCTGTTCGGCGCGACCTTGCTGTTCTCGCTGCTCCTGCATGGCATCGTCATCCTCGGCATCACCTTCGAGGCGGAGAAGCCACGGCCCAGCGTGCCCACGCTGGACGTGACCCTCGTGGACGTCGCCAACCAGGAGCAGCCGGACAAGGCCGACTTCCTGGCCCAGGCGAACAACGCGGGCGGTGGTGACAAGGACAAGGCGGCACGTCCGTCCGAGCCCGTCTCGGGCCTGCTGCCGACGCCGCAGCACAGCCTCGCCGCGGAGCCGAAGGACGCCCAGGCGCCTGCCCCGCGCGAGGCGACGCCGAGCCAGCTCCTGACCAGCTCGGGCGAGACGGCCTTCACGGTGGATACCACGCGGGAGCAGACCGAACGGAAGGAACGCCCCCTGCCCGAATCGGACCAGGAAGTGCAGCGACGGATGGAAATGGCCCGGCTCGCCGCCGAGGTGCGCGAGCAGTCGCAGGCGTACGCGAAGCGCCCCAAGAAGAAATTCATCTCCTCGAACACCCGGGAATACGTCTACGCCGCCTATATGAAGGGCTGGGTCGGCCGCGTGGAGCGCGTGGGCAACCTGAACTATCCCGACGAGGCCCGCCGCCAGGAGCTGTACGGGGAACTGGTGCTCACGGTGGGCCTCAACCGCGACGGCTCGATCAAGAGCATGGACGTCATCAAGAGTTCGGGCCACAAGGTACTGGACGACGCCGCGCAGCGGATCGTCCGCCTCGCCGCGCCCTTCCCGGCCTTGCCGGCGGACAAGAACCGGGTGGACGAGCTGTACATCACGCGCACGTGGCAGTTCCTGCCGGGGAATGTCCTGAGAAATTACTGA
- a CDS encoding YqgE/AlgH family protein, translating to MTIANTFAGQFLIAMPSLAEPPFARGVAFLCQHGEDGAVGLLINQISEYRLGDVLAQMKLACDDPEIADSPVLIGGPVQQERGFVLHREPGNWDSSYRVNEDWSVTTSRDILVAMAAGEGPRRAVVTLGYAGWDAGQLEQEVMDNAWLTTRADEHIVFDTPIDERWLAAARKLGVHDPSQLTGYAGHA from the coding sequence ATGACGATCGCCAACACTTTCGCGGGTCAGTTCCTCATTGCGATGCCCTCGCTGGCCGAGCCACCGTTCGCGCGCGGCGTGGCGTTCCTTTGCCAGCATGGCGAGGACGGAGCCGTCGGCCTGCTGATCAACCAGATTTCCGAATACCGCCTGGGCGACGTACTGGCCCAGATGAAGCTGGCGTGCGACGACCCCGAGATCGCCGACTCCCCCGTGCTCATCGGCGGCCCCGTCCAGCAGGAGCGCGGCTTCGTGCTCCATCGCGAACCAGGCAACTGGGATTCGAGCTACCGCGTGAACGAGGATTGGTCGGTCACGACCTCGCGCGACATCCTCGTGGCGATGGCCGCGGGCGAAGGCCCGCGCCGTGCCGTGGTCACGCTCGGCTACGCGGGGTGGGACGCCGGTCAACTCGAGCAGGAAGTGATGGACAACGCCTGGCTCACCACGCGTGCGGACGAACACATCGTCTTCGACACGCCCATCGACGAACGCTGGCTGGCCGCCGCGCGCAAGCTCGGCGTACACGACCCTTCCCAGTTGACCGGCTACGCCGGCCACGCCTGA
- the ruvX gene encoding Holliday junction resolvase RuvX: MSCLFGFDVGTKIVGVAVGNRLTGTARALAAVPVRDGEPDWTALDTLRREWLPAELVVGLPLDNEGKEQPMTRTARRFAERLGERYALPVAFADERMSSQEAARRFAAGRAAGTRKRSDAKSIDAEAAAVILESYLVQA, encoded by the coding sequence ATGAGCTGCCTGTTCGGCTTCGACGTCGGGACGAAGATCGTCGGCGTCGCCGTCGGCAACCGGCTTACCGGTACCGCCCGCGCCCTGGCCGCCGTGCCCGTGCGCGACGGCGAACCGGACTGGACCGCCCTGGATACGCTGCGCCGCGAATGGCTTCCGGCCGAGCTGGTGGTGGGCCTTCCGCTCGACAATGAAGGCAAGGAGCAGCCGATGACGCGCACGGCGCGCCGCTTTGCCGAACGCCTCGGCGAGCGTTATGCCCTTCCCGTCGCCTTCGCCGACGAGCGCATGAGTTCGCAGGAAGCGGCTCGCCGCTTCGCCGCGGGCCGGGCCGCGGGCACGCGCAAGCGATCCGATGCGAAGTCGATCGACGCGGAGGCCGCGGCCGTGATCCTCGAGTCGTACCTCGTGCAGGCATGA
- a CDS encoding aspartate carbamoyltransferase catalytic subunit — translation MSHRLRHLTTLENLPREAIERLLDRANSMREATAHGTRKLDLLGGRTVLNLFFEPSTRTRTSFELAARRLGADVINFDIGFSSTAKGEELFDTLHTLEAMHLDTIVVRHKESGTPESLVRHAMSGVAVVNAGDGNRAHPTQGLLDALTIRNHHPDFRKLRIVICGDVRHSRVARSDVHAFTALGAKDVRIVGPSSLLPAEGELEGVTYHDDFDAAIEGAHAVIMLRLQKERMASTDLPDEAAYFERFGLDCRRLARAAKGCLVMHPGPINRGIEIAPDVADGAQSRILEQVGNGVFVRMAVLAEVMGR, via the coding sequence ATGTCACACCGCCTGCGCCATCTGACCACCCTCGAGAACCTCCCGCGCGAAGCCATCGAACGCCTGCTCGACCGCGCCAACAGCATGCGCGAGGCCACCGCGCACGGCACCCGCAAGCTGGACCTGCTCGGGGGCCGCACGGTGCTCAACCTGTTCTTCGAGCCCTCCACGCGTACGCGCACCTCGTTCGAACTGGCCGCGCGCCGGCTGGGTGCGGACGTGATCAATTTCGATATCGGATTTTCTTCCACCGCCAAGGGCGAGGAGTTGTTCGACACCCTGCACACGCTGGAGGCGATGCACCTGGACACCATCGTGGTCCGGCACAAGGAGTCGGGCACGCCCGAATCCCTCGTACGCCATGCGATGAGCGGCGTCGCGGTGGTGAACGCCGGCGACGGCAACCGCGCCCATCCCACCCAGGGCCTCCTGGACGCGCTGACCATCCGCAACCACCACCCGGACTTCCGCAAGCTGCGCATCGTCATCTGCGGCGACGTGCGCCATTCGCGCGTGGCCCGGTCCGACGTGCATGCGTTCACCGCACTGGGTGCGAAGGATGTCCGCATCGTCGGCCCCTCCTCGCTGCTCCCGGCCGAAGGCGAGCTGGAAGGCGTGACGTACCACGACGACTTCGACGCGGCGATCGAGGGCGCCCACGCGGTCATCATGCTGCGCCTGCAGAAAGAACGCATGGCGTCGACCGACCTTCCCGACGAAGCCGCCTACTTCGAACGCTTCGGACTCGACTGCCGCCGCCTCGCCCGCGCCGCCAAGGGCTGCCTGGTGATGCACCCCGGCCCGATCAACCGCGGTATCGAAATCGCGCCCGACGTCGCCGATGGCGCGCAGTCGCGCATCCTCGAGCAAGTCGGCAACGGCGTGTTCGTGCGCATGGCCGTCCTGGCCGAGGTCATGGGCCGGTAA
- a CDS encoding BON domain-containing protein produces MNHANLRKALFAAALVAGLGAAPFAQVYAQDSAAMSKGDNQTVAGKADDAWITTKVKSEFATTKNVKATDISVDTKDGMVTLTGTVATAAEKSKAEKVAKSVKGVKSVDASGLTVSAAAK; encoded by the coding sequence ATGAACCACGCCAACCTCCGTAAGGCCCTGTTCGCCGCCGCCCTCGTCGCCGGTCTCGGCGCGGCTCCCTTCGCGCAGGTGTATGCGCAGGACTCCGCCGCGATGTCGAAGGGCGATAACCAGACCGTCGCCGGCAAGGCCGACGATGCCTGGATCACCACGAAGGTGAAGTCCGAATTCGCCACGACGAAGAACGTCAAGGCCACCGACATCAGCGTCGACACGAAGGACGGCATGGTGACCCTGACCGGCACCGTCGCCACCGCCGCCGAGAAGAGCAAGGCGGAGAAGGTCGCCAAGAGCGTCAAGGGCGTGAAGAGCGTCGACGCCAGCGGGCTGACCGTGTCGGCCGCGGCCAAGTAA
- a CDS encoding PilT/PilU family type 4a pilus ATPase, with the protein MSDFDFTSFLKLMVHKQASDLFITAGVAPSIKVQGRIVPITQSPLSAQQSRDMVLNVMTPAQREEFEKTHECQFAISASGIGRFRVSCFYQRNCVGMVLRRIESKIPTPEELSLPPVIKQLAMTKRGIIIFVGGTGTGKSTSLASMIGYRNQNSTGHIITIEDPIEYVHKHEGCIITQRELGIDTDSWENALKNTLRQAPDVIMIGEVRTRETMEHAINFSETGHLCLCTLHANNANQALDRILHFFPEDRRQQLFMDLSLNLKGIVAQQLIPTPDGKARRVAVEVLLGTPLAQDYIRQGEIHKLKELMRDSNQLGMRTFDQSLVELYHAGEISYEDALRHADSSNEVRLRIKLAQGGDAHTLSQGLEGVEIDKSNDRNTFGGMLHR; encoded by the coding sequence ATGAGCGACTTCGATTTCACTTCCTTCCTCAAGCTGATGGTGCACAAGCAGGCCTCCGACCTGTTCATCACCGCCGGCGTCGCGCCCTCCATCAAGGTGCAGGGTCGTATCGTGCCGATCACGCAGAGCCCGCTGTCCGCGCAGCAGTCGCGCGACATGGTGCTGAACGTCATGACGCCCGCGCAGCGCGAGGAGTTCGAAAAGACCCACGAGTGCCAGTTCGCCATCAGCGCCTCGGGCATCGGCCGCTTCCGCGTTTCGTGCTTCTACCAGCGCAACTGCGTGGGCATGGTGCTGCGCCGGATCGAGTCGAAGATCCCGACGCCGGAGGAACTCAGCCTGCCGCCGGTCATCAAGCAACTGGCGATGACCAAGCGCGGCATCATCATCTTCGTGGGCGGCACGGGCACGGGTAAATCCACCTCGCTCGCCTCGATGATCGGCTACCGCAACCAGAATTCGACGGGCCACATCATCACGATCGAGGACCCGATCGAATACGTGCACAAGCACGAGGGCTGCATCATCACCCAGCGCGAGCTCGGTATCGACACCGACAGCTGGGAAAACGCACTGAAGAACACGTTGCGCCAGGCCCCGGACGTGATCATGATCGGCGAAGTGCGTACCCGCGAGACGATGGAACACGCCATCAACTTCTCGGAAACAGGCCACCTCTGCCTGTGCACGCTGCACGCGAACAACGCCAACCAGGCGCTCGACCGCATCCTGCATTTCTTCCCGGAAGACCGCCGCCAGCAGCTCTTCATGGATCTGTCCCTGAACCTCAAGGGCATCGTGGCGCAGCAGCTCATCCCCACGCCCGACGGCAAGGCGCGTCGCGTGGCGGTGGAAGTGCTGCTCGGTACGCCGCTCGCCCAGGACTACATCCGCCAGGGCGAGATTCACAAGCTCAAGGAGCTGATGCGCGATTCCAACCAGCTTGGCATGCGCACCTTCGACCAGAGCCTGGTGGAGCTCTACCACGCGGGCGAGATCTCCTACGAGGACGCCCTCCGCCACGCCGACAGTTCCAACGAGGTCCGCCTCCGCATCAAGCTGGCCCAGGGCGGCGACGCGCACACGCTGTCGCAGGGGTTGGAAGGCGTGGAGATCGACAAGAGCAACGACCGCAATACCTTTGGCGGCATGCTGCATCGTTGA
- a CDS encoding type IV pilus twitching motility protein PilT, translated as MDIAELLAFSVKNKASDLHLSAGLPPMIRVDGDVRRINIPPLEHKQVHSLIYDIMSDKQRRDYEEFLEVDFSFEIPGLARFRVNAFNHNRGAGGVFRTIPSEVLTLEDLGAPRIFRELIEQPQGLILVTGPTGSGKSTTLAAMVDHVNKNEYGHILTVEDPIEFVHTSQKCLVNQREVHRDTHGFNEALRSALREDPDYILVGELRDLETIRLALTAAETGHLVFGTLHTSSAAKTIDRIIDVFPAGEKPMVRSMLSESLRAVISQSLLKKVGGGRTAAHEIMVGIPAIRNLIREDKVAQMYSSIQTGQQYGMQTLDQNLADLVKRGLVTRQEASTYAKNKEGFR; from the coding sequence ATGGATATCGCCGAACTCCTTGCCTTCTCCGTGAAGAACAAGGCCTCCGACCTGCACCTGTCCGCGGGTCTGCCGCCGATGATCCGCGTCGACGGCGACGTCCGGCGCATCAATATCCCGCCCCTGGAGCACAAACAGGTCCATTCGCTGATCTACGACATCATGTCGGACAAGCAGCGGCGCGACTATGAGGAATTCCTCGAAGTCGACTTTTCGTTCGAGATCCCGGGCCTGGCCCGTTTCCGCGTCAACGCGTTCAACCACAATCGCGGCGCCGGCGGCGTGTTCCGTACCATTCCCTCGGAAGTGCTCACCCTCGAAGACCTCGGTGCGCCGAGGATCTTCCGCGAGCTGATCGAGCAGCCGCAGGGCCTCATCCTGGTCACCGGCCCCACCGGTTCGGGCAAGTCCACCACGCTGGCGGCGATGGTCGACCATGTGAACAAGAACGAATACGGCCACATCCTCACGGTGGAGGACCCGATCGAATTCGTGCATACCTCGCAGAAGTGCCTGGTGAACCAGCGCGAGGTCCACCGCGATACCCATGGCTTCAACGAGGCGCTGCGCTCCGCCCTCCGCGAAGACCCGGATTACATCCTGGTGGGCGAGCTTCGCGATCTCGAGACCATCCGCCTGGCGCTTACCGCCGCCGAAACCGGTCACCTCGTTTTCGGCACGTTGCACACCTCGTCGGCGGCCAAGACCATCGACCGCATCATCGACGTCTTCCCCGCGGGCGAGAAGCCGATGGTCCGCTCGATGCTCTCCGAATCGCTGCGCGCGGTGATCTCGCAGTCGCTGCTCAAGAAGGTGGGCGGGGGGCGTACCGCGGCGCACGAGATCATGGTGGGCATCCCCGCCATCCGCAACCTGATCCGCGAGGACAAGGTGGCGCAGATGTACTCGTCCATCCAGACCGGCCAGCAGTACGGGATGCAGACCCTGGACCAGAACCTGGCCGACCTGGTCAAGCGTGGCCTGGTCACCCGGCAGGAAGCGTCCACCTACGCCAAGAACAAGGAAGGTTTCCGCTGA
- the proC gene encoding pyrroline-5-carboxylate reductase, translating into MNRIAFIGGGNMATALIAGMIRHGAQPGGIAVAEPRAEALHELSREYGVATYTDNLDAAEGASILVLAVKPQMLAEVCRHLRPAVQKYRPLVISIAAGIRIHQIERWLDAALPVVRCMPNTPAMFGAGATALYANARVSAPQRAEAQHVLDAAGLTVWVPEEEQLDTVTALSGSGPAYFFLMVEALENAAFSQGLSRETARALAAQTAFGAGRMLVESGETAAALRRKVTSPNGTTQAALDSFRTDHFAEVVARAVDAARRRGVELSEDMESKT; encoded by the coding sequence ATGAACCGGATCGCCTTCATCGGCGGAGGCAATATGGCCACCGCGCTGATCGCCGGAATGATCCGCCACGGCGCGCAGCCGGGCGGGATCGCCGTGGCCGAACCGCGCGCGGAAGCCCTGCACGAACTGTCCCGCGAGTACGGGGTGGCCACGTATACGGACAACCTCGATGCCGCCGAGGGGGCTTCGATCCTCGTCCTGGCCGTGAAGCCGCAGATGCTGGCCGAGGTCTGCCGCCACCTGCGGCCCGCGGTGCAGAAGTACCGTCCCCTGGTGATCTCCATCGCCGCGGGCATCCGCATCCACCAGATCGAACGCTGGCTGGATGCCGCCCTGCCCGTCGTGCGCTGCATGCCCAATACGCCGGCGATGTTCGGGGCGGGCGCCACGGCGCTGTACGCCAACGCGCGGGTGAGTGCGCCGCAGCGGGCGGAGGCCCAGCACGTGCTGGACGCCGCCGGCCTCACCGTCTGGGTGCCGGAGGAAGAGCAACTGGACACCGTCACCGCCCTTTCCGGCTCCGGCCCGGCGTATTTCTTCCTGATGGTGGAAGCGCTGGAGAACGCGGCCTTCTCGCAGGGCCTCAGTCGCGAGACGGCCCGGGCGCTGGCCGCGCAGACCGCCTTCGGCGCCGGCCGCATGCTCGTGGAGAGCGGCGAGACCGCGGCCGCGCTGCGCCGCAAGGTCACCTCCCCCAACGGCACCACGCAGGCGGCGCTGGACAGCTTCCGCACCGATCATTTCGCCGAGGTCGTGGCTCGCGCGGTGGACGCGGCGCGCCGACGCGGCGTAGAACTTTCCGAAGACATGGAATCGAAAACGTGA
- a CDS encoding YggT family protein: protein MNYLTNAGALLLQFAFGAIVTLFVLRLLAEAHRADFHNPICQFLYRFTNPVVRPLRKALPNVRRVNTAALLIILALECLKTLLIVALAGIAPAPLGILVAGIAETLDFFLLTWIVLVFVWSLMSMLSTDRYHPVARLVSSLAEPLVRPFRGRLTIGGLDFSPTAVLLGLFLARMLIVQPLADWGMRLLLGA from the coding sequence GTGAATTACCTGACCAATGCCGGAGCGCTGCTGCTCCAGTTCGCCTTCGGCGCCATCGTCACCCTCTTCGTGTTGCGGCTCCTGGCCGAGGCCCATCGCGCGGATTTCCACAATCCGATCTGCCAGTTCCTCTACCGCTTCACCAATCCCGTCGTGCGTCCGCTGCGCAAGGCCTTGCCGAACGTACGCCGGGTGAACACCGCCGCCCTGCTGATCATCCTGGCGCTGGAGTGCCTGAAGACGCTGCTGATCGTAGCCCTCGCGGGGATCGCGCCGGCGCCGCTCGGCATCCTCGTGGCGGGCATCGCGGAAACGCTGGATTTCTTCCTGCTGACCTGGATCGTGCTGGTCTTCGTATGGTCGCTGATGAGCATGCTCTCCACCGACCGCTACCATCCGGTGGCCCGGCTGGTATCGAGCCTCGCCGAACCACTGGTGCGCCCGTTCCGCGGGCGGCTGACGATCGGCGGCCTGGATTTCTCGCCCACCGCCGTGCTGCTGGGGCTGTTCCTGGCGCGCATGCTGATCGTGCAGCCGTTGGCGGATTGGGGAATGCGCTTGCTGCTAGGGGCCTGA
- a CDS encoding RelA/SpoT family protein gives MSLIEQAREACAALPVAARAEGETIIELLRSLGCDDETCASALWYSLQRGLPGAVDEVATQWPPSLRRLVDGQGEAEKVWDLHAQRGFGSGAEGLRRLLLAIIRDLRVVFVLLARQLAAMRTAMALPDHERRELAQLTSDIHAPLANRLGIWQLKWELEDLAFRYLEPDTYRRIARLLDERRADRESFIAASLAQLRAVLEGAGIPAELAGRPKHIFSIWKKMKKKGLEFSDLYDIRAVRILVDSVGDCYAALGLVHSLWPHLPGEFDDYIARPKGNGYRSLHTAVLGPEGKTLEVQIRTHEMHRANELGVAAHWRYKEGGGADAEFEAKIAWMRKLLEPRGEDEAELAAGFETELMEDRVYVLSPKGEVIDMPRGATVLDFAYHIHTEVGHRCRGAKVNGRIVPLTTQPRSGDRVEILTTKVSEPSRDWLSAHHGYLNTSRAKEKVRAWFRREAHDANILAGKASLEKELRRLALDDVDLAKLAVHFRLKSVDELYVTVALGEVTLGQIARSLQEPAEPEITQSGNPVASRAAQRDRGALSIEGVGNLLTTLARCCQPLPGDPVRGFITRGRGVSVHRADCASLARLARRDPDRVIEVGWGRVDVQNYEVDVELRGYDRKGLQKDVATTINNVGPHIVASSSRVQVRTGEVEMRFTLRVKDYEQLSTLLGRLGALPNVTDARRLGGR, from the coding sequence ATGTCGCTGATCGAGCAGGCGCGCGAAGCCTGTGCGGCGCTGCCGGTGGCTGCGCGGGCGGAGGGCGAGACCATCATCGAACTGCTTCGATCGCTGGGCTGCGACGACGAAACCTGTGCGTCGGCGCTCTGGTACTCATTGCAGCGCGGTTTGCCGGGTGCGGTGGACGAGGTGGCGACGCAGTGGCCGCCGTCGTTGCGCCGCCTGGTCGACGGGCAGGGCGAGGCCGAGAAGGTCTGGGACCTGCATGCCCAGCGCGGTTTCGGCAGCGGGGCCGAAGGCCTGCGCCGCCTCCTCCTCGCCATCATCCGCGATCTGCGCGTGGTCTTCGTGCTGCTGGCGCGGCAGCTCGCGGCAATGCGCACGGCCATGGCGCTGCCCGACCACGAGCGGCGCGAGCTCGCCCAGCTCACGTCGGACATCCATGCGCCGCTCGCCAACCGCCTCGGCATCTGGCAGTTGAAATGGGAGCTGGAAGACCTGGCGTTCCGCTACCTCGAGCCGGATACGTACCGCCGCATCGCACGGCTGCTCGACGAGCGTCGCGCCGACCGCGAGAGCTTCATCGCCGCCAGCCTCGCGCAACTGCGCGCGGTGCTGGAGGGCGCGGGCATCCCTGCCGAGCTGGCCGGGCGGCCAAAGCACATCTTCTCCATCTGGAAGAAGATGAAGAAGAAGGGCCTGGAGTTCTCCGACCTCTACGACATCCGCGCGGTACGTATCCTGGTCGACAGCGTCGGCGACTGCTATGCGGCCCTGGGACTCGTGCACAGCCTGTGGCCGCACCTGCCAGGCGAATTCGACGACTATATCGCGCGGCCCAAGGGCAACGGGTACCGCTCGCTGCACACGGCCGTGCTCGGCCCGGAAGGGAAGACGCTCGAGGTACAGATCCGCACCCACGAGATGCACCGCGCCAACGAACTCGGCGTGGCCGCGCACTGGCGCTACAAGGAGGGCGGCGGCGCGGACGCGGAGTTCGAGGCCAAGATCGCCTGGATGCGCAAGCTGCTCGAACCGCGCGGCGAGGACGAGGCCGAACTGGCGGCCGGCTTCGAAACGGAGTTGATGGAAGACCGCGTGTACGTGCTGTCGCCCAAGGGCGAGGTCATCGACATGCCGCGCGGGGCCACCGTGCTGGATTTCGCGTACCACATCCATACCGAGGTGGGGCATCGCTGCCGCGGCGCCAAGGTCAACGGCCGCATCGTGCCGCTGACCACGCAGCCGCGCAGTGGCGACCGCGTGGAAATCCTCACCACGAAGGTCTCCGAGCCCAGCCGCGACTGGCTATCCGCGCACCATGGTTACCTCAACACATCGCGCGCGAAGGAGAAGGTGCGCGCATGGTTCCGCCGCGAGGCGCACGACGCGAACATCCTCGCGGGCAAGGCCTCGCTGGAAAAGGAGTTGCGCCGGCTTGCCCTGGACGACGTGGACCTGGCGAAGCTGGCGGTGCATTTCCGCCTGAAGAGCGTCGACGAACTCTACGTCACCGTCGCGCTGGGCGAAGTGACGCTCGGCCAGATCGCGCGTTCGCTGCAGGAACCGGCGGAGCCGGAAATCACGCAGTCGGGCAACCCCGTCGCGTCGCGCGCCGCCCAGCGCGATCGCGGGGCGCTCTCGATCGAAGGCGTGGGCAACCTGCTCACGACGCTGGCGCGCTGCTGCCAGCCGCTGCCCGGCGACCCGGTGCGCGGTTTCATCACCCGCGGCCGCGGCGTATCGGTGCACCGCGCCGACTGCGCCTCGCTGGCACGCCTCGCCCGGCGCGACCCCGACCGCGTGATCGAGGTGGGCTGGGGCAGGGTGGACGTGCAGAACTACGAGGTGGACGTCGAGCTGCGCGGCTACGACCGCAAGGGCCTGCAAAAGGACGTGGCCACGACGATCAACAACGTGGGGCCGCACATCGTGGCGTCGTCCAGCCGCGTGCAGGTGCGCACGGGCGAAGTGGAGATGCGTTTCACGCTGCGGGTGAAGGATTACGAACAGCTCTCGACGTTGCTGGGAAGGCTGGGCGCGTTGCCGAACGTGACCGATGCCCGGCGGTTGGGCGGCCGGTAG